The DNA window GGAGGAGGGAGATCGTCTTCTGGTGGGCGTTTCTGGTGGTGCCGACAGTATGACCTTGATTGATCTGCTCCTAACTCCTATGGTTTTTGTTCCAAAATTTGAGGTTGTTGTCGCTCATATCGATATGGGATTTGAGAATCAGGGTATTGCAGGAGAAGTTATTAAAGATTTTTTGAGTGGAAGATGTGAGGTTATCATAGAAAAAACAGACATAGGACCTTATGTGCACAGTGAGAAGAACAGAAAGAAACCATGTTTTCTATGTTCACGACTACGGCGCAGGCGTTTGTTCGAAATAGCGGTGGCAAATGGATGTAGAAAAGTGGTACTTGCTCATCACAGAGATGATATTATTGAAACACTTCTAATTAACCTTTTTTTTGGAAGGGAAATTAGTACGATGATGCCTGTTCAGTCCATTTTCAAAGGTGAACTTTTCATCATCAGACCTTTGGTCTACATTACTGAAGAGTTAATCAAAAAGTACGCTAAGGAGAAAAACCTTCCTGTTTGCAAAAATCTGTGTCCATCGGTGGGTAAAACGAAGCGCAGTTATGTGAAGGAACTTTTAAATCGGATGGAAATTGACTATCCACTCCTGCGTCACAATATCTGGACAGCACTACATCATGTTAAGATGGGCTATATTTCCTTGAATTCAAATAGGAGTTGAGAATGGCGAAGAAAGAACAGGAGAAGGTAATAGCTACCAATAAGAAGGCGAGGCTGGAGTATCATATCGATGAAACGTATGAAGCGGGCATAGTGCTCCTTGGAACTGAGGTTAAGGCCATACGGGAAGGACGTGTAAATCTAAAGGACAGCTACGCTGCTATAAAGAATGGTGAGGTATTTCTGTATGATATGCACATAAGTCCCTATACCTATGGGAACATATACAACCATGATCCATTGAGGACGAGGAAACTATTGCTTCATAAACATGAGATAAGGAGACTATACGGAAAAACAAAAGAGAAAGGTTTTACCTTGATTCCCCTTAAGCTTTATTTTAAAAATAAAAAGATTAAGGTGGAGTTAGGTGTGGCCCGGGGTAAGAAGCTCTATGATAGAAGAGAAGAAATAAGAAGGAAGGATGAAAAAAGACTCTTAGAGAGGGAAATGCATTTCCGTAAATTCTGAGCTCTTTGTTGAAAGACTTGACATAATAGCATTCAAGGGATAAACTAAAAACAAATAGGGGGCGAAAAGGGTTCGACGGGGATAGTTGAAACTGCAGCTGCGTATCGAGGTTCCTACCGGCCTCGTTAAAAAGGTAGGGTAAAATAGTCGCAAACGACTACGAATACGCTTTAGCCGCATAAGACGGCTAACGTTCTCCTGATCTCGCCTGCCGGATCAGTGAGGGCGTCAGAAAGGTAGGATAGTCTTGGTTCTAGTCCTGGGGAACCAAGGCGAAATAAACCGGGATAGCCAAGGATATTCCCTGCCTCCTAGGGAATACTGAGGCGAAATGAAAAATAGGAGGCTACGTACGTAGAACCTGCAGTGGAAGATTTCCGGACGGGGGTTCGATTCCCCCCGCCTCCACCAAGAAGGAGGATTTCACTTTTTTTAAAACTATACCGATTTTATTGTACAGTTCTAAACTGAGCTCTCCAAGGGTCACGACATCATTGATATCTTCTGGTGTGGGCATGTCAATCCCGTGGTTGTAAGGATAATCGGGTGCATTTCCTTTTGTCCAAAATGGTAAACCTTAAAATGTAGCCTGTTCTTCTTTCCTACTTTCCTAAATTAAGGACAGTTTTTTCAAGAGGAATCTTTTTGTCTGCCGCTTTCATTCCTCTTTTGACAATCATGAGCAAGTTTGAACAGCAGGGTACCTCCATAAAAGCAACTGTCACGCTTTTGACCTCGGCGGTAAGGAAGATATCTGTAAACTTTTGCACATACTCCATGACATTGTCGAATTTCGGGCAACCCATCATGACCACCCTGTTCTTGATTAAGTCACGGTGTAAGGATGGATGCACAACTGCCGTACAGTCGGTGAGGACAAGCAGATGGGCACCTTTGAGAAAGGGAGCTGAGGCAGGGATCAATTTAATCTTAATAGGCCAATGGGAAAGAGCCGATTTTTCAAGCATACTGTAAAATTTTTCCGGCCCATTAACTGATTTGCAGACAAGGGATTTGTCAAAGGATCGAATATGTGCTGAAGGGCAGTCGCAGGACATCGTTGCATCTTTCTTCTGGTCCAGGTGCTTTTTGACCACTTCTTCATTGAAGGGATACGCATACCGCTCAACAATTCGTAACGCACCTGTAGAACACTCACCTACGCAGGCACCCAGACCATCGCAGAAAAATTCCGAAATGATTTTGGCCTTGCCATCAATGATTTGGAGTGCACCTTCTGAACAGCTTGTAACGCAATTTCCGCACCCGTTGCAGAGATCCTCATTAATTTCAATAATTTTGCGAATAATTTTATCCATAACTCACCTCATAAATAACTTTAAAGGCTAATTGATGTAGTCGCTACACGAAATTCACGTTCCCTTCATCATCGCCTCGACATCCGTTTGAACATCCCCGATTGTTTTTATGTCGAATTTTTCCACCAAAACTTTGGTGATGTTAGGAGTCAAAAATCCAGGCAGAGTCGGACCTAGCCGCATACCCTTTACGCCCAGAGAAAGGAGGGCAAGCAGAACGGCTACCGCTTTTTGCTCGTACCAGGCGATGTTAAAAGAAATGGGTAATTCATTAATGTCTTTAAGATTTAAAAGCTCCTTGAGCTTGAGCGCGATCACAACCAAAGAGTAAGAATCATTACATTGGCCAGCATCGAGCACACGAGGGATACCGCCAATATCGCCCAATGACAGTTTGTTATAACGGTATTTGGCACATCCAGCCGTCAAAATCACGGTATCTTTAGGTAGGTATTGGGCCACTTCTGTATAATAGTTGCGTGTCCTGTGTCGACCATCGCAACCGGCCATGACGATAAATCGTTTTATTGTCCCTGACTTCACTGCCTCCACTATCTTGTCCGCGAGTGCCAAAATCTGGTTATGGGCAAAACCACCGACAATCGTGCCTTTCTCAACCTCTTTAGGGGGAGGGCAAGCTTTAGCCAAAGCAATTACTTGGGAGAAGTCTTTCGCACCACTCTTAGGCCTATCCGGGATATGGACAGCTCCTGGATAACTGACGTTTCCTGTTGTGAAAAGCCGGTTTAGATAGGTGTTTTCTTTTTTCACAGGTATGAGGCAATTCGTTGTTAAAATAATTGGCCCGTTGAAATGTTCAAAGTCCTCGTTCTGATGCCACCATGAAGAACCATAATTGCCGACAAGATGGGAGTGTTTTTTAAAAGCGGGGTAGTAGTGAGCTGGCAACATCTCACCATGCGTATACACATCCACGCCGGTACCTTTTGTTTGTTCAAGCAAATCTTCCAAATCTTTCAGGTCATGACCGGAAATCAAAATTCCTGGGTTGTTCCTCACGCCTATATTAACATGCGTGATTTCTGGATGGCCGTAGGTTTCAGTATTTGCCTTATCAAGAAGCGCAATCGTTTTTACCGCTGTCTCGCCTGCCTTTATGATAAACTCCACAAGTTCATCTGCTGAAAGGTCGCGTGTAGTGGCTACCAATGCCTGAAAGACGAAACGATAAATATCGTCGCTTTCATACCCCAACACTGCGGCGTGATCAGCATACGCACCGATTCCTTTAAGTCCAAAAACAAGAAGCGATCTCAGCGACCGAATATCCTCGTCTGGGGAGATGTTGATGCGTACTTCATCTGCGGTCGCTTTTGTAAAAATGTCTTCTTTGTTTCTCGGCGTCCACACAGCGCAGTCGGGCAAATGTCCTAAAACGAGCGAAGCGGCGCCGGCTCTTACCCTGTCACGTACCTTTAACGCTTCCTCTATCTTTAGTAGGATAGCCTCGTCATCCCATGCGACGTTTGTGATGGTGACGAAAAGGGACTTACAGACGAAACGCCCCGTTGTTCTCTCCACCTTTGGTAGTTTTTCAGCGTACACCGAAATCCCCTTACAGAGGTAAACGAGTAAATCCTGAAGGTTTGCAGTTGATTCCTGTTTGCCGCAAAATCCTCTGACGGTACAGCCCTGGTTTTTTATGGTTTCCTGACACTGATTACAAAACATAGTAAACCTCCTTATTTTTTTTAAGATTATATATTAAAAAACTTTGGCGCATCCTTGACTTATGTTAAGAGAAGATCATCTTTTATGGAAAAGATTCACATCATAAGAAAAACAAGGGACATTTTAGCTAAAAGCCAGCTTTTCGGGGGTTTGCCTCTTGAGCACATCGCGGAATTAGAGAAAATTGCAATCAGGAAACAATACAAGAAAGGTGAAATTATTTTTCACGACGACGACG is part of the Syntrophales bacterium genome and encodes:
- a CDS encoding tRNA 2-thiocytidine(32) synthetase TtcA, with amino-acid sequence MGEGGIREKGTKLYHHLKKWLERGIMDYDMVEEGDRLLVGVSGGADSMTLIDLLLTPMVFVPKFEVVVAHIDMGFENQGIAGEVIKDFLSGRCEVIIEKTDIGPYVHSEKNRKKPCFLCSRLRRRRLFEIAVANGCRKVVLAHHRDDIIETLLINLFFGREISTMMPVQSIFKGELFIIRPLVYITEELIKKYAKEKNLPVCKNLCPSVGKTKRSYVKELLNRMEIDYPLLRHNIWTALHHVKMGYISLNSNRS
- the smpB gene encoding SsrA-binding protein SmpB is translated as MAKKEQEKVIATNKKARLEYHIDETYEAGIVLLGTEVKAIREGRVNLKDSYAAIKNGEVFLYDMHISPYTYGNIYNHDPLRTRKLLLHKHEIRRLYGKTKEKGFTLIPLKLYFKNKKIKVELGVARGKKLYDRREEIRRKDEKRLLEREMHFRKF
- the hcp gene encoding hydroxylamine reductase, with the translated sequence MFCNQCQETIKNQGCTVRGFCGKQESTANLQDLLVYLCKGISVYAEKLPKVERTTGRFVCKSLFVTITNVAWDDEAILLKIEEALKVRDRVRAGAASLVLGHLPDCAVWTPRNKEDIFTKATADEVRINISPDEDIRSLRSLLVFGLKGIGAYADHAAVLGYESDDIYRFVFQALVATTRDLSADELVEFIIKAGETAVKTIALLDKANTETYGHPEITHVNIGVRNNPGILISGHDLKDLEDLLEQTKGTGVDVYTHGEMLPAHYYPAFKKHSHLVGNYGSSWWHQNEDFEHFNGPIILTTNCLIPVKKENTYLNRLFTTGNVSYPGAVHIPDRPKSGAKDFSQVIALAKACPPPKEVEKGTIVGGFAHNQILALADKIVEAVKSGTIKRFIVMAGCDGRHRTRNYYTEVAQYLPKDTVILTAGCAKYRYNKLSLGDIGGIPRVLDAGQCNDSYSLVVIALKLKELLNLKDINELPISFNIAWYEQKAVAVLLALLSLGVKGMRLGPTLPGFLTPNITKVLVEKFDIKTIGDVQTDVEAMMKGT
- a CDS encoding 4Fe-4S binding protein yields the protein MDKIIRKIIEINEDLCNGCGNCVTSCSEGALQIIDGKAKIISEFFCDGLGACVGECSTGALRIVERYAYPFNEEVVKKHLDQKKDATMSCDCPSAHIRSFDKSLVCKSVNGPEKFYSMLEKSALSHWPIKIKLIPASAPFLKGAHLLVLTDCTAVVHPSLHRDLIKNRVVMMGCPKFDNVMEYVQKFTDIFLTAEVKSVTVAFMEVPCCSNLLMIVKRGMKAADKKIPLEKTVLNLGK